GCTTCAGCAGCAATGTCGACACGTAGGAGATGGCGACCGCCCCGTTGCGGAAGTGCATGTCGGTTGTCGCCGGCACCCCGGTCATCGATTCGCCGACGGCCTGGGTGAGGACCTCCTTGCCGTCCACCGTGACGCGAACGATCGCGGCTTTCAGGTGCGCCTGCGTCATGAAGTTCTGCACCACCCGCAGCACGGCATCGGCCTTGGCCTGGTCGGCGGAGCCGGCCGGTGAGGAGGTCGGCGGCGAATTGTGCCCGCAGGCCGCCACGAGCCACGCGGCGACCAGACACGCGACCAAGCGCACGTACGGCATGCCTGAGTCTTACAGCCGTGCGTGCTACCCGTCGACCAAGGAGTTGAGCACGTAACCAAAGCACTTGTAAATCAAGGCGACACTGACATTGGCTTCGACGGCCATCAGATACCCAGGTCCTTGGCGATGATGGTCTTCATGATCTCGTTGGTCCCGCCGTAGATCGTCTGGATGCGGGCGTCGACGAACGCGCGCGACACGCTGTACTCGCGCATGTAGCCGTATCCGCCGTGCAGTTGCAGGCACCGATCGGCGGTGCGTACCTGCAGGTCGGTGGTCCACCATTTCAGCCGGGCGGCCCGCGCCGCGGTCAGCCCGCCGACCAGGTGTTCGGCGAGGCAGTCGTCGAGATAGGTGCGGGCGATGTCGAGTTCGGTCGCCAGTTCGGCCAGCACGAATTGGCTGTGCTGGAAGCTGGCGATCGGTGTGCCGAAGGCCTTGCGGGCGCGGACGTACTCGAGCGTCTCGGCCAAGACGGCTTCGGCGGCGGCCACCGCGCCCACCCCCAGCGCGAGTCGCTCCTGAGGCAGGTTCCCCACCAGTTGGTAGAAGCCCGCGCCCTCTTCGCCAAGCAGGTTGTCTGCTGGCACCCGCATGTCGGTGAACGTGAGCTCGCTGGTGTCCTGGGCGTGCAGGCCGATCTTCTCGAGATTGCGGCCGCGGTGGAATCCCGGGGTGTCGGCGTCGACGACGAGCAGTGACAGGCCCCTGTGCCGGTCCGGCGATGTGCGCACCGCGATGACGAACAGGTCGCCGCTTTGGCCGTTGGAGATGAACGTCTTGGACCCGTTGACGACGTAGTGGTCGCCTTGCGAATCGGACGAGCGCACCGCGGAGGTGCGGATCCCGGCCAAGTCGCTTCCGGTGCCGGGTTCGGTCATCGCGATCGCGAGTACCGTCTCGCCCGTCACCACGCCGGGTAGCCATCGTTGCTGCTGCGCGGGCGTCGTCAGATCGGTGAGGTAGGGCAGCACGATGTCGTTTTGCAGCGTGAACGAAATCGCCTCGGACGCGGCCCCGGCCCGCTGCAATTCGTCGATCACGATCGCGTTATAGCGAAAGTCGGTCACCCCCGCCCCGCCGAGGTGCTCAGGGACCGAAAAGCCCAGCAGCCCAAGCTTTCCCGCTTCGATGAACAGCGAGCGGTCCCATTGACCGTTTTGTTCCCAGGTCTCGTGGGAGGGAACCACCGTCTGATGCACGAAATCGCGTACCAGTTCCCGGAATTGGTGATGTTCGGAGGTGTATTCGAGTCGCGCGGGCATTGGGTACTCCTGTCAGCGGAACGCGTCGCTACCGGTGAAAGCCTGGCCGAGCACCAGCTGGTGCATCTCGGGGGTGCCCTCGTAGGTCAGCACCGACTCCAGGTTGACCATGTGCCGGATCACCGGGTATTCCAGCGATATCCCGTTGCCGCCCAGTATGGTTCGAGCGACCCGGCAGATCTTGATCGCTTCACGGGTGTTGTTGAGCTTGCCGAAGCTGACCTGCTCGGGACGCAGCCCGACGCTGTCCTTGAGTCGGCCGAGGTGCAGTGACAGCAGCTGTCCCTTGTGCAATTCGACGGCCATGTCGACGAGTTTCGCCTGGGTCAACTGGAATCCCGCGATCGGCCGGCCGAACTGGGTGCGTTGCGTCGCGTATTCGAGCGCCGCCTGCCACGCCGTGCGTGCCGCTCCCATGGATCCCCAGACGATGCCGTAACGCGCTTCGGACAGGCAGGACAGCGGGCCGCGCAGGCCCTGGGCATCGGGCAGCATCGCGTCGGCGGGTAGCCGCACGTCGTCGAGTACCAGCTCGCTGGTGATCGACGCCCGCAATGACAGCTTGTGGTGAATCGTATTGGCGGTGAAGCCCGCGGTCCGGGTCGGGACTAGGAAACCCCGAATTCCGCGGCCCCCATCGTCATCGGTGTTGGCCCACACGACCGCGACGTCGGCGACCGAACCGTTGGTGATCCACATCTTGCGGCCGTTGAGAACCCAGTCCGAACCATCTTTTCGCGCATGGGTTTTCATCGCCGCGGGGTCGGACCCGGCGTCGGGTTCGGTGAGCCCGAAGCAGCCGAGCAGTTCGCCGGCGGCCATGCCGGGAAGCCACTGTTGCTTCTGTTCCTCGGAGCCGAAGTTCCAGATCGCGAACATCGCCAGCGATCCCTGCACCGAGACCATCGACCGAACCCCGGAGTCGGCGGCCTCCAGCTCGGTACAGGCCAGGCCGTAGTGCACCGACGACGCACCGCCGCATCCGTAGCCCTCCAGGTGCATGCCCAGCAGGCCGAGCTGGCCGAACTGCTTGCCGAGTTGGCGGACCGGAAGGTCGCCGATCTCGAACCACTCCGCGATGTAGGGGATCACGTGCTCGGCGCAGAACTTTCTGACCGTGTCTCGCACCGCGATCTCATCGCTCGACAACGATGCGTCGAGGCCGAGGGGGTCTTCTCGGTTGAACGCCGGAGGCTTGTGAGTACTCATAGAGGTCAGCCTGCCACCGCGTCCGACGCGAAGAACAGTGTCCCCGCCCAGCCCGGTAGTCTCGCTGCATGCAGCGGCTGGGGTGGCTGGGCGTCGACGTGCTGTCTGTGCTCCTGTTCTGTGCCGTGGGACGCCGCAGCCACGACGAAGGCCTCAACATCCCCGGCATCGCGACGACGGCCTGGCCGTTTCTCACCGGCACGGTGATCGGTTGGCTGGTCGGCCGGGGGTGGCGGCGGCCCACCGCCGTGGCGCCCACCGGGGTGGTGATCTGGCTGTGCACCGTCGTGATCGGCATGGTGTTGCGCAAGGCCAGTTCCGCGGGTGTGGCCGCGAGTTTCGTCGTGGTCGCGGCGTCGGTCACCGCACTGTTGCTACTGGGTTGGCGAACGGTCGTCGCACTAGCGTTGCGGCGCCGCTCCGACGTCTGATGGCACGGACCGACGACGACACGTGGGGTCCCGACAGCGGCGTCGGAATGACCGCGACATTCGGCGCGGTCGCCAGGGCGCTGGCGACCACTAAGGGTCTGCTCAGCGACCCGTTCGCCGAGCCGTTGGTGCGTGCCGCGGGCGTGCAGTACTTCACCCGGATGGTCGAAGACCAACGGTACGCGGACGACGGCGGCGACAACGCCATCATGGCCGGGCTGATCAGCCTCCTCGGGTCGCACACCCGGTTCTTGGATGAATTCGTTGCCGCTGCCGGACGGGCGGGCGTTCGCCAAGTGGTGATCCTGGGTTCCGGCCTGGACACCCGGCCGTACCGGCTGTGGTGGCCGCCCGCAACGACGGTCTACGAGATCGATCAGCCGGACGTCATCGATTTCAAGACGGCCGTGCTGCGCGGACTGGGCGCCGAGTCGACCGCGAACCGTCGCGCGGTGGGCGCCGATCTGCGGCGAGATTGGTTGACGCCCCTGCAGCGGGTGGGTTTCGACGCCGCCCAACCGACGGCCTGGATCGCCGAGACACTGCTGATCGGGTTCCTGCCCCCCGAGGGACAGGACCAATTGCTGCGTGACGTCTGTGCGGTCAGTGCGCCGGGCAGTCGATTCGCCGGCGATCACCTACCGACCTGGACTTCATTCCAGCTGGAGGCCGCGCAGACGTTCGTCGACAGCTGGCGGCAATTCGGTCTCGACGTCGACTTGGCCGGGTTGATCTACCCGGGCGAATATCGCGCTGTCCCGCAGTATCTGGCGGACCATGGCTGGCAGACCGTCGAAAGGAATGTCGCTGATCTGTTCACCGCGATCGGAATGGGCACCCGCTGGCGTGGCACCCCCGATGACAATGCGATTACGCCCCGATATGTCACCGCAACACGATCGGCCAGGCCCGGGCAGACCGCCGGCCGGAATGCATCCGCCTGGTAGGCGTTGGAGGTGAGGTGATGTCCAAGACCCGGCTCCAGTTCGTGGCGGCGGCGTTGGACGACGCGCTGGCGCAGCCGTTGCTGGCGGAGCTGGCCGTGGAGTACGCGCAGCGCTACGACAGCACACCACCGACGGTGCTGGCGTGGCTCCAGGACAACCCCTCCGACGAGTTCGCGCCACCGGACGGGGGCATGTTGATCGGCCTACTGGATGGCCGCCCGGTGACCGGCGGCGGGTTTCGTCGATTCGACGCCGAGACGGCAGAACTCAAGCGAATTTGGACAGACAGCGCGCACCGCCGCCGCGGGTACGCGATGGCACTGCTGGCCGAGCTGGAAGCACAGATCGTCGCGCGCGGCTACCGCAAGGTCTACCTGATGACCGGCAATCGTCAGCCCGAGGCCGAGGAGCTGTATCAGGCCACCGGATACAGCCGGTTGTCCGAGCCGTTGCCGTCCGAAGGTCCGGTCTTCCCGATCGCATTCGAGAAGTGGCTCACATGAGCCGTGAGCAGCTGCACCTGGCCGTCGCGCTGGACGGATACGGCTGGGATCCCCAGGCGTGGCGGGCCACCCTGGCGTCGGACCCCGACACTTTGTCGGCGCTGAGCGGCCGCTACTGGGCGGGTCTTGCGGCCAGCGCCGAACGCGGGCTGCTCGACTTCCTCACCATCGACGACAGCTTGATGCCGCAGCCCGGCCGGCGCGAACAGATTTCCCCGCGACGGCTCGCCGGGCGTGGCGACGCCGCGCTGGTCGCGGCCCGCATCGCGCCCGTGACGCGCCACATCGGGCTGATCCCGGTGGCGACGGTGACCCATACCGAGCCCTTCCACATCTCCAAATCCATTGCAACCCTTGACTATGTCTCGCACGGCCGGGCGGGCTGGCAGCCGCGGGTCAGCTCCACCGCGCACGAGGCGGCGCTGTTCGGCCGCCGGGACGGATCGCTGGACGGCTTGTTCGAGGAGGCCGTTGACTACGTCGACGTGGTACGCCGGCTCTGGGACAGCTGGGAGGACGACGCGATTATCCGCGACGCGACCACCGGCCGCTACGTCGACGTCGACAAACTGCACTACATCGACTTCGTCGGAAAGTTCTTCTCGGTGAAAGGGCCGTCGATCACACCACGCCCGCCGCAGGGTCAGCCGGTCGTCGCCGCGTTGGCCCACCTCGGACCGGTTTATGAATTCGCTGCTGCCAGTGCTGATCTCGTGTTCATCACGCCCTCCGACGAGACCTCGTTGCGCAGCATCCTCGACGAGGTGTCCGCCGCCGGTGGCGCGCGGCTCAAGGTCTATGCCGACGTGGTGGTGTCGTTCGGCGGTGACGGCGATCCCCGCTCCGATGCGCTCAACTTCACCGGAGATCCACAGGAATTGGTGGACCTGCTGCTGGAGTGGCAGCGCCTCGGCATCGACGGCGCGCGGTTGCGACCGGCAGTCAACGCCACCGATCTGCCGGTGATCGTCGACGACGTGGTTCCCCTACTGCAGCGGGCCGGCCGATTCCGTACCGCCTATCGCGATGGCGAAACGCTGCGCGCCCGACTCGGCCTTCCGGTGGCGCCCAACCGATATGCGGTGGTGAAGCGATGAACGTTCCGCTGTCAATTCTGGACCTCGCGCCGATCAGCGCGGGGGACGACGCCGCGACGGCGTTGCGCAACACCATCGAACTGGCCCAACGTGCCGAAGGCTGGGGTTTTCGCCGCTACTGGGTGGCCGAGCACCACTTCGTCGCTGTGGCCAGTGCCGCTCCGGCGGTGTTGATCGGACAAATCGCGGCCGCTACCAACACGATTCACGTGGGTGCTGCGGCGGTGCAGCTGGGATACACCACCGCCATCGCGGTCGTCGAAAGTTTCGGAATGCTGGAGGCCTTCTATCCCGGGCGCATCGATCTCGGTGTCGGCCGGTCCGGGCAGCGCCGCTCCGAGGAATACAAACCCAAGAAGACGACGGAACCCCGGCCGCCGCGGGTGTGGCACGAGGTGGACGGTGTCGTCGTTCCGACTCCCTTCGACCTGCGCGGGCTGCTCGATCTCGAACAGTTGCAGGCGACGATGGGAATCCTGCAGCAGCCGGAGGCGCTATCACCCGACTTCGCCGAGCAGGTCAACGACATTCTCGCCTTCCTCGATGGCACATATCGGGTCGGCAAATTCGACGTGCATGCGGTGCCGGGCGAAGGTACTGGGCTGCGGCCGTGGATCTTCGGCAGCACCCGGGGACAAAGCGCGCGGGTTGCCGGAGCCCTGGGACTGCCGTTCGTGGCCAGCTATCACATCACGCCGGCCACCGCGCTGGAGGCGATAGAAGCCTACCGCGAGACGTTCGTGCCGTCGGCGGCGTTGGCGAAGCCCTACGTGGTGGTGTCGGCCGACATCGTGGTCGCCGATGACAGCGCCGCCGCGCAGCGGTTGGCCGCCGGCTACGGCC
The DNA window shown above is from Mycobacterium sp. Aquia_216 and carries:
- a CDS encoding acyl-CoA dehydrogenase family protein translates to MPARLEYTSEHHQFRELVRDFVHQTVVPSHETWEQNGQWDRSLFIEAGKLGLLGFSVPEHLGGAGVTDFRYNAIVIDELQRAGAASEAISFTLQNDIVLPYLTDLTTPAQQQRWLPGVVTGETVLAIAMTEPGTGSDLAGIRTSAVRSSDSQGDHYVVNGSKTFISNGQSGDLFVIAVRTSPDRHRGLSLLVVDADTPGFHRGRNLEKIGLHAQDTSELTFTDMRVPADNLLGEEGAGFYQLVGNLPQERLALGVGAVAAAEAVLAETLEYVRARKAFGTPIASFQHSQFVLAELATELDIARTYLDDCLAEHLVGGLTAARAARLKWWTTDLQVRTADRCLQLHGGYGYMREYSVSRAFVDARIQTIYGGTNEIMKTIIAKDLGI
- a CDS encoding acyl-CoA dehydrogenase; the protein is MSTHKPPAFNREDPLGLDASLSSDEIAVRDTVRKFCAEHVIPYIAEWFEIGDLPVRQLGKQFGQLGLLGMHLEGYGCGGASSVHYGLACTELEAADSGVRSMVSVQGSLAMFAIWNFGSEEQKQQWLPGMAAGELLGCFGLTEPDAGSDPAAMKTHARKDGSDWVLNGRKMWITNGSVADVAVVWANTDDDGGRGIRGFLVPTRTAGFTANTIHHKLSLRASITSELVLDDVRLPADAMLPDAQGLRGPLSCLSEARYGIVWGSMGAARTAWQAALEYATQRTQFGRPIAGFQLTQAKLVDMAVELHKGQLLSLHLGRLKDSVGLRPEQVSFGKLNNTREAIKICRVARTILGGNGISLEYPVIRHMVNLESVLTYEGTPEMHQLVLGQAFTGSDAFR
- a CDS encoding DUF3054 domain-containing protein; the encoded protein is MQRLGWLGVDVLSVLLFCAVGRRSHDEGLNIPGIATTAWPFLTGTVIGWLVGRGWRRPTAVAPTGVVIWLCTVVIGMVLRKASSAGVAASFVVVAASVTALLLLGWRTVVALALRRRSDV
- a CDS encoding SAM-dependent methyltransferase, giving the protein MARTDDDTWGPDSGVGMTATFGAVARALATTKGLLSDPFAEPLVRAAGVQYFTRMVEDQRYADDGGDNAIMAGLISLLGSHTRFLDEFVAAAGRAGVRQVVILGSGLDTRPYRLWWPPATTVYEIDQPDVIDFKTAVLRGLGAESTANRRAVGADLRRDWLTPLQRVGFDAAQPTAWIAETLLIGFLPPEGQDQLLRDVCAVSAPGSRFAGDHLPTWTSFQLEAAQTFVDSWRQFGLDVDLAGLIYPGEYRAVPQYLADHGWQTVERNVADLFTAIGMGTRWRGTPDDNAITPRYVTATRSARPGQTAGRNASAW
- a CDS encoding GNAT family N-acetyltransferase; amino-acid sequence: MSKTRLQFVAAALDDALAQPLLAELAVEYAQRYDSTPPTVLAWLQDNPSDEFAPPDGGMLIGLLDGRPVTGGGFRRFDAETAELKRIWTDSAHRRRGYAMALLAELEAQIVARGYRKVYLMTGNRQPEAEELYQATGYSRLSEPLPSEGPVFPIAFEKWLT
- a CDS encoding LLM class flavin-dependent oxidoreductase, with protein sequence MSREQLHLAVALDGYGWDPQAWRATLASDPDTLSALSGRYWAGLAASAERGLLDFLTIDDSLMPQPGRREQISPRRLAGRGDAALVAARIAPVTRHIGLIPVATVTHTEPFHISKSIATLDYVSHGRAGWQPRVSSTAHEAALFGRRDGSLDGLFEEAVDYVDVVRRLWDSWEDDAIIRDATTGRYVDVDKLHYIDFVGKFFSVKGPSITPRPPQGQPVVAALAHLGPVYEFAAASADLVFITPSDETSLRSILDEVSAAGGARLKVYADVVVSFGGDGDPRSDALNFTGDPQELVDLLLEWQRLGIDGARLRPAVNATDLPVIVDDVVPLLQRAGRFRTAYRDGETLRARLGLPVAPNRYAVVKR
- a CDS encoding LLM class flavin-dependent oxidoreductase codes for the protein MNVPLSILDLAPISAGDDAATALRNTIELAQRAEGWGFRRYWVAEHHFVAVASAAPAVLIGQIAAATNTIHVGAAAVQLGYTTAIAVVESFGMLEAFYPGRIDLGVGRSGQRRSEEYKPKKTTEPRPPRVWHEVDGVVVPTPFDLRGLLDLEQLQATMGILQQPEALSPDFAEQVNDILAFLDGTYRVGKFDVHAVPGEGTGLRPWIFGSTRGQSARVAGALGLPFVASYHITPATALEAIEAYRETFVPSAALAKPYVVVSADIVVADDSAAAQRLAAGYGHWVYSIRTGLGAMPYPDPDDLPPLTEEQLAVVKDRITTQFVGTADEVAERLEALQRVTGADELVITSVTHRQSDRLRSHELIAKRWGLTE